The following coding sequences are from one Motacilla alba alba isolate MOTALB_02 chromosome 4, Motacilla_alba_V1.0_pri, whole genome shotgun sequence window:
- the LOC119700835 gene encoding uncharacterized protein LOC119700835: MPRRVEKCLQIAPHSLAIVLDAAAGGRPGGDGAGGAGAGARAGPAAELGRHRIGYEIFADFKRENMQHFWDRRATAAVAETFFLGWIDEQVLLVQGKEEHLEVLRQGWARRSLKPPSGFHIKCLGRCRRAGPAPPSCPGAPAAGARRGQGAGEERGALPAAGFQLPKVGEPGWERWHFGDAAPGELPATAVRSVGEARSPVPFSGRG; encoded by the coding sequence ATGCCGCGCAGGGTGGAGAAGTGCCTGCAGATCGCCCCGCACTCCCTGGCCATCGTCCTGGACGCCGCGGccggggggcggccggggggCGACGGTGccggcggcgccggggccggtGCCCgtgcggggccggcggcggagCTGGGCCGCCACCGCATCGGCTACGAGATCTTCGCGGACTTCAAGCGGGAGAACATGCAGCACTTCTGGGACCGGCGGGCCACGGCGGCGGTGGCCGAGACCTTCTTCCTGGGCTGGATCGAcgagcaggtgctgctggtgcagggcAAGGAGGAGCACCTGGAGGTGCTGCGGCAGGGCTGGGCGCGCCGCTCCCTCAAGCCCCCCAGCGGCTTCCACATCAAGTGCCTGGGTAGGtgccgccgggccgggccggccccgccgagCTGCCCCGGGGCACCCGCCGCAGGTGCCCGGCGGGGTCAGGGGGCgggggaggaaaggggagcCCTCCCCGCCGCGGGGTTTCAGCTCCCAAAAGTGGGTGAGCCGGGATGGGAGCGGTGGCATTTCGGGGATGCGGCTCCGGGAGAGCTGCCCGCCACGGCTGTGCGGTCGGTGGGAGAGGCGCGTTCCCCCGTTCCCTTCAGCGGGCGAGGGTGA